The window ACCCGAGTGCGCGCGGCGGTCGAAGCCGAAGCGCAAAAACTGCTCAACGAAGCGGAGAACGTGCTCACCGACCAGGCGCGCTACTCGCTGTTCCGCCGCAGGCTGCTCGATCGGATCGAGGGCATCGTGCGCGAGAGCGTCAAGCCGATGGAGAAGATCGAGGGCATCCGCATCCTCCATGTGGATGGTCTCGCTGGCGGCAATGGCAACGGCGGTGGCGGCCGCAGCGCAACCGACGAAGTCATCGATTCGGCCCTGCGCTATCGCGTTCAGGCGCCGCTGATCGATTCGATCCTCGCCGACATCGGCGTCGAAGGTGGCAGTCTGTCGAAGATGCCGGGCCTCATTCGCGAGGCCCGTGACATGCAGGGTATCCGCCAGTCGGCCGCGCCGAAGAAAGAGAGTGAGGCGAAGCCAACCGCCCCGCCCGCCGCCGATGCACCCCAGGGCGAGGGACGGCCCGCGCGCCCGAGTAAGAAGAGCTGAGGGCACGTCATGGCTCGTGTCTATGTTTCGACCGTCGTCAACGCCCGCGGCGATCGGGTATGGGCACGGGTGCGCGACTTCAACGGCTTGCCCAACTGGCATCCGGCGATCGCCGAGAGCCGCATCGAGGGCGGAGAGCCCGCAGACAAGATCGGCTGCGTGCGCGACTTCACCTTGCGCAATGGCGACCGCATTCGAGAAAAGCTGCTCGGCCTCTCCGATTTCGACATGTTCTGCACCTATTCGATCCTGGAATCGCCGATGGGCGTCGAGAACTATGTCGCGACCTTGCGCCTGACACCGGTCACCGACGGCGACAAGACGTTTCTAGAATGGTCGGCGGAGTTCGACTGCGCGCCGGAGCGCGAGACCGAACTCGTCAACAACATCGGCGCCGGCGTGTTCCAGGGCGGCTTCGATGCCCTCAAGCGCGTGTTCGGAGGCTAAAGTCCGTGCCGCACATCGTCAAAAGCACGATCCTCGACGCGCCGACCGGCGCGGTCTGGAATGTGCTGCGCGATTTCAACGGCCACGACCGCTGGCATCCCGCGGTCGCGACCAGCACGATAGAGCGCGCCCAGCCATCGGATCGCATCGGCTGCGTGCGCCGCTTCAAACTGAAGGACGGCTCTGAATTGCGCGAGCAATTGCTGGCGCTCTCCGATCTGGAGCAGACCTTCAGCTATTGCCTGCTCGACACGCCGATACCGATGTTCAACTATGTCGCCCACGTCCGGCTGTTGCCGGTCACCGACGGCGACCGCACTTTTTGGCATTGGGAATCGCGCTTTACCACGCGGCCGGCTGAAGCGGCGGAGATCACGGAAATGGTGAGCGAGCAGATCTATCAGGCCGGCTTTGATGCGATCCGCCGGCATCTCCGGGAGGCCGCATAAGCGGGGAGGCACAATCATGCCCGTCACGGTAAAGACTTTCACGACGTCAAGCGAAGCAGCAGCGGCGTTGTCGTCGGAGCGCGACGCTCGCTATCTCGGCGGTGGCACACTGGTGATGCGCGCGCTAAACGAGGGGGATGTCTCGGTTTCGACGATCGTGCGGGCGACGGATCGCGCGCTGACGCATCTCGATGTTGCCAGCTCCCGCATCACGATCGGCGCCGGCGTCACCTTCGCGCGCGTCCTCGCCGAGCGCGAGCTTGCCTTTCTCCATCCCGTCGCCGGCTCGATCGGCGGGCCGGCGGTGCGCAACATGGGTACCGTCGGCGGCAATCTGTTCGCGCCAACGCCATTTGGCGACTTCGCGGTCGCCTTGCTCGCGCTCGACGCGACCGTTGCGATGCAGAGCGGCTACGGTGCGCGTGATGTGCCGATCGAAGAGTTCCTTTCCGGCCGCGCGCGTCTGGCGGGCGGGCTCGTGCTTTCGGTCTCCCTCGTGCGCCCGCCCGGGCCGGAAGCGTTTCGCTACCGAAAGATCGCCCGCATCAAGCCGAAAGGCGCCTCCGTCATGACGCTCGCTGCGCATCTTCCGTCAAGCGGTGGCCGCATCGTCGGCGCGCGCATCGCACTCGGCGCGATGGCGGCGACACCGGTTCGCGCCAGGGCAGCCGAGCGCGCGCTCGAAGGGCGCGTGCTCGATGCTGCCACCATCGCTGCCGCGGTCGCCGCCGCGACTGAGGGGACTTCGCCGATCGACGATTCGCTCGCCAGCGCCTGGTATCGGCGCGAGGTGGTCGGCGTCCATCTCCGCCGCCTGCTCACCGGCCAAGAATGAAAGACCAATAAGAAAGACCAAGGGAATATCGATGGCCAAGACCGCCCTGCAATTCCGTCATAACGGCCGCGATGTCGCGATCTTCGTCGATGGCGGCATCAATTTGCTGACCGCCTTGCGCGATCTCATTGGCGATATGACGCCAAAATTCGGTTGCGGCCAGGGCGGATGCGGCGCCTGCACGGTGCTGATCGACGGCGATGCGCATCTCGCGTGCCTGACGCTGGCCGAGACCGTGGAAGGCCGTTCCGTGGAAACGCTCGACAGCCTCAAGGACGGACCCAATCTGCACCCGCTGCAGCGCGCCTTCATGGAGCATTTCGCCGCCCAGTGCGGCTATTGCACGCCGGGCATGCTGATGGCGGCAAAGGCCCTGCTCGACCACAACCCCTCGCCTACCCGCGAGGAGGTCATCAACGCGATCGCAGGCAATATCTGTCGCTGCACCGGATACGAACCCATCATCAACGCCGTGCTCGCCGCCGCTCCCGGCGGCCGCGCGCGCGCCTAGAGGACCGCGTCATGCTGGAATTGCGCAAGGACATTTTCGCCGACGAGCGGGACGACAATCTCAACGAGATCGGCAAGGGTACCCAGCGCCAGGACATGCTCGGTCATGTCACGGGCAGCTCCACCTATTTCAACGACCACAAACTGCAGGGCATGCTGCATCTGCAGGTCCTGCGCAGCCCGCACGCCCACGCGCGCATTCGCCGCATCGATACGGTCGAAGCCGAGCGCTCCGCCGGCGTGCGTCGGTTAATTCGTGGCGCCGATGTGCCGCGCAACCTCAATACGCTGCTCAGCCTGATCAACTTCGGCAAGGATGACGAGCCGACGCTCGCGGTCGACAAGGTGCGCTACAAGGGCGAGCCGGTCATCGCGGTCGTCGCCGACAGCCCTCGTGAAGCCTCCGAGGCGCTGGCAAAAATCCGTGTCGACTACGAGCCGCTTCCTACGGTGTTCGACGTCGAGGAAGCGCTGAAGCCCGGCGCGCCGGTCGTCAACGAAACCTATCCTAAGAATACCTTCACCTATTACGACGTCTATGATCATCAGAAGCTGCGCTTCGGCGATGTCGAGCGCGGTTTTGCAAGCGCCGACCACGTGATCGAGCAGCGCTATCAGATGTCGCCGATCGAGCATGCGCCGACCGAGACCAACGGTTCGATCGCGGCCCCCGACACCAATGGCCGTTACGTCGTCTACACCTCGACGCAGGCGCTGTTCTTTTCGGTTGACACCTGCGCAAAAATTTTGGATGTGCCTTCCAACACCTTTCATTTTATCGGAGGCACCGTCGGCGGTGGTTTCGGCGGCAAGGTCGATACCCTGACCGAGCCGCTTGCCATCCTGGGCGCGATGCTGACCGGCCGCCCGGTGCGCTATATTTTCGGCCGCGAGGAGGAGATGCAATTCGGACCGCCGCGCGGCGCCGAACGCATCTACCTAAAGGACGGTGTGATGCGCGACGGCCGCATCGTCGCGCGCAAGGCGCGCGCTTATTTCGACAGCGGCGCCTATACCAGATTGTCGAGTTACGCCGCCGTCAAATGCGCGGCGCATTTGCCCGGGCCCTACACGATCCCGAACGTTTACGGCGACATCTATTGCGTTTTCACCAACCGCACGCCGGCGACCGCGATGCGCGGCTTCGGCGTCACCGCGATGGATTTCGCCATTGAATGCCAGATGGACAAGCTCGCCCATCTCGTGGGCATGGACCCGATGGAGTTCCGCATCCTCAACGCCTATCGCGACGGCGACATGAAGGCGCATCGGCGCGAAGCGAAAAACACTGCGCTGATCGAATGCGTCCAGGTCGCCGCCGAAAAAGCAAAATGGCCGCTGCGCGAGGAATTCAAGCGGATGTCTTCGCTCAAGGACGGCGGCGGCGCCCGCGCTGCGGTTCCTCCGACGGCAAGAGACCAGCCCGCGTCCGCGCGCCCCGCCGCGCAGCAGCGCACGACTTACGATCGCAGCCCCCAGCCGGCCGCTGGGCCTCAGCCGCCGCATCCGACCCCACCGCCCCCGGTTTCGCCGCCGCCCGCGCCGCAGCCTACACACGGCGCGATCCGATTTTCCTCCGTGTTTGGTTCGAGGAGGCGCTGACCATGGCGAGATATCGCGGACGCGGCATCGCGTCGATCAATTATCCCATCGGCATGAATCTCGGCGGCGATCCGAGCCAGGCGCTGGTGCATTCCAACCCGAGCGGCAAGTTCACGGTGTCATTGTCTTCGATCGATCTCGGTCAAGGCATGAAATCGGTGACCCGGCAAATCTGCGCCGAGACGCTCGGCGTGCCGGTCGAGGACGTCTATGTCGACACCGCCGATTCCGACACCGGCCCGCATTGCATGGGCAGCTTTGCCTCGCGCGGCACCCATCGCGTCGGCAACGCGGTGATGGCGGCTGCAAAGGAGGCGCGCGGGGTGATGATGGAGGCGGCGGCCGAAGAGCTCGAGGTCAACGCCGCCGACCTCGAAACCGATGGACGCGGCAACATTCACGTCAAGGGCGCGCCGCACCGGTCGATCTCGACCAAGGACGTCGCCATCGCCGCGCAGTTCAGGCAGGGCAAGACCATTTCCGGACGCGGCATCTTCCTGGTGCCGCTCTCCGCCGTCGATCCCGAGACCGGCGAAATGTCGCCGGCGACCTGTTATGCGCATGCCTGCATGGTCGCCGAGGTCGAGGTCGACGACGAGACCGGTGACGTGGCGATGGTGCGGATGGACAGCGCCTACGAACTCGGGCGCGCGCTCAATCCGCGCCTCGTCGAACAGCAACTCGTCGGCGGCGCCTGGATGGGCGTCAGCCACGCGCTGTTCGAGACGACGGAGCCTTATTATCCCGATCCCGGCCACGGCCCGCGTGACTTTGTCGAATATCTGATGCCGGGTCCGGGCGACGTCTGCCCGCATGACATCGCGGTACTGGAACGCCCGGCGGCGGATGGCCCGTTCGGCGCCAAGGGCCCGGGCGAGATGTGCGCCAATCCGATATTGCCGGCGGTCGCCAACGCGATCTTCAACGCCGTCGGCGTGCGCGTTGACGATCTGCCGATCACGCCCGAGAAAGTCCTGCGCGCCATTAGAGCGCAGGGCGGCGCGCGGCCGCAGGCGCGGCGCTGATGGTGGTTCGCGCCACCATCGCCGGCATCGACAGCCCGGAGGCGCTGGAGAAGGCGCTGCGCGCGGCCTATTATCTCGCCGACCAGGGCATCGCGACCGCGGCCTATCTCGCGCTCGCATTGGGCAAGCCGCTGCTGCTCGAAGGGTCCCCCGGCGTCGGCAAGACCGAAGCGGCGAAGGCGATCGCCGCAACACTCGGCCGCCGGCTAATACGCCTGCAATGCTACGAGGGCATCGATGCCTCCGCCGCGCTCTATGAGTGGAACTACCCGCGGCAGATGCTGGCGATCCGCCAGGCCGGCGACGAGACCATCGACATCTATGGCGAGACCTTCCTGATCGAGCGGCCGATGCTGGCGGCGCTGCGCGCGCCGGATTCGACGGTGCTGTTGATCGACGAGATCGATCGCTCGGATCAGGAGTTCGAGGCCTTCCTGCTCGAATTCCTCTCGGACTTCCAGATTTCGATCCCCGAGCGCGGCACCATTCGGGCGGCCGCGCGGCCGGTCGTGGTGCTGACCTCCAACCGCACGCGCGACCTGCATGAGGCGCTGCGTAGACGCTGCGTCTATCACTGGATCGATTACCCGAGCGCCGAGCGCGAGGCGAGAATAGTGATGTTGCGCGCCTCCAGCGTCGCCGAGGCGACCGCGCGCGCGGTGGTCGCCGCCGTTGGCAAATTACGGCGTGAGCCGCTGAGCAAGGCGCCCGGCATCGCCGAAGCGGTCGATTGGGCGGAGGCGGCGACATTGCTCAACAAGGGCGGCGCGCGCTGGCCGGATGCGTTCAAGCGCTCAATCGGCGTCGCGCTCAAGGACGAGGAGGACCTCGCCTTCATCTCGTCGCGGCTCGACGCGCTGATCGCGGAGGCGGCCGCGTGAGCGAAGTGCTGCCACTACCCCGCGCCGCGCGCGCCTTCGTCTCCTTCGTGGCGCTGTTGCGCGTCAACGGATTTGCGATTGCGCCGGAGCAGACCACTGCGTTCCTGGAAGCGATCGCCCTGCTCGGGCCGCGTGACCCTGAGGACATAAGGCAAGCGGGGCTCGCGACCCTGGCGCCCCCGCCCGAGCGGCGCGCCACCTACGATCTGCTGTTCCGAATCCACTTCCTCGGCGGGGAAGAGGTAGGGAGTGCCGAAGGCGAGGACGAGGAAACCGTTCGGCTGCAGGAGGAGGGACGCGGCGACGAGGAGCCTCTGCTCGCCGACGAGGCCAACGTATCAGGCGAAATGGCGGTACGCACGGAGGCCCTGGCGGAGCGCCGCCTCGCTCCGGGCGGACCGAGCGATGCGCTGCGCCGTCTCGCGCGCGAAGCGCCTTCGCGCCTGCCGCGCCGGCGCGGCCATCGACGGATGCGCGCGCGGCGCGGGCCGTGGGCGGATCTACGGCGAACCCTGCGCGAGACAGCGCGCAACGACGGCGAGGTGATGCGGCTCGGGCGGCTGAAGCGGCGGGCACGGCCGCGCAAGATGCTGCTACTGATCGACGTATCCGGTTCGATGAAAGCGCGCTCCGAGGATAATCTCCGGCTTGCGCATACGCTGATGCAGGCGACGCCGAATATCGAAGTTTTTACCTTTGGCACGCGTCTGACGCATTTGACGCGCGCGCTGCGGCTCAAGCGGCGCGAGCAGGCGCTGGCGGCCGCAGCCCATCTCGTCAGCGACTGGGACGGCGGCACCCGGATCGGCGACGCGCTGCAGGCGTTTCTCGCCGTGCCGCGCTTTGGCAGCTACGCCCGCGGCGCCGCGGTCGTGGTCCTGTCCGACGGGCTGGAGCGCGGTGACCTCTCGGCCTTACGCGATGCGGTCGCCAAATTGTCGCGGCGGGCCTGGCGGCTGAGCTGGCTGACGCCGCTCGCGACAGGCGCCCGCTTCGTGCCGCAGACCGAGGCGCTGATCGCCATCCACCGCTTCGTCGACGACATGGCTGATGGCGGATCGAACGCGGCGGTGGTCGCCCATGTGCTTTCGCTCCGACAAAGGAGAGCCGCGTGACCGGCATCGTCGACGCCCATCATCACATCTGGCGCCAGGCCGATCTGCCCTGGCTGGTCGGGCCGATGCAGCCGCGCATTTTCGGGCCTTATGAAGCGATCCGTCGCGACTATCCAATGAGCGAATACCTCGACGACCTCGCCGGCAATGGCGTCGGCAAGTCGGTCTATGTCCAAACCAATTGGGCGAAGGAGGCGTTCGAGGATGAGGCCGCGTGGGTGCAGCGCACCGCCGAGGAGACCGGCTGGCCGCACGCGATCGTCGCCTATGCGGATTTCGCCGCTGATGACGTGCGCCCGCAGCTCGACCGGCTCAAGCGCTACTCGCTGATGCGTGGCGCGCGGATGCAGGTGCACTGGCATGACAACCCGCTCTATCGTTTTGCCGCGTGCGCCGATATGTGCGCGGACCCCACCATCCGCCGCAACGTCGCGCGGCTCGCCGACTACGGCTGGAGTTTTGACCTCCAGGTATTCGCACCGCAGATGGCGGGCGCGGCCGGCCTTGCCGAAGCCTGTCCGGACGTCACCTTCGTGCTGCAGCACGCCGGAATGCTGGAGGACCTGTCCCCTGCCGGCCGCGCGGCCTGGCGCTCCGGCATGGCGCGGCTGGCGTCGTGTCCGAACGTCGTCTCAAAGCTTTCCGGGCTCGGCACGTTCATTCACCGCAACGATCCCGCACACATTGCCGGCATCGTTGCCGATACGGTGGCGCTGTTCGGGCCGGATCGCTGCCTGTTCGGCTCGAATTTTCCGATCGAGAAGCTGTGGACCAATTACCGCGACCTTGTCGAGGCTTATCTCGACGCAACCAAAACAAACCTGAAACACCGCGACGCAATCATGCGCGACACGGCCATGCGGGTATATCGTCTCGCGCCTTAAATCCTGCGCGCGGAAAACAAACAGAGGAAATGGGAGGCAAAACATGGCGTTGGAAATCAAGATACTCGACTATGGAGACATCGAACTGGAATCGAGTTTCCTCGTGCTCGGCCGCGACTGTGGGCGCACGCGCCGCGTGCTGACGCTGGGCTTTCTCATTACCGGCGGCAGCTACCCGATCGTCATCGACACCGGTTACCGTTCCAATCAGATCATGGAAACGCTCGGCATGCGCGGGCTGCAGTTTCATGAGAACATGATCGAGAACCAGCTCGCGCGGCACGCCGTGCGGATGGGCGACGTCCGCTTCGTTTGCCACACCCATCTGCACATCGACCATGCCGGCAAGGACGATTTGTTTCCGATGAACACCACCGTGGTCGTCAACCGCAAGGAGCTCGAATATTCCGTCTCCGGCCTGATGCACCCGCAATATCCGGCGCCCGACATCAAGCACCTGATCGATCGGCTGCATACCAAGAGCGCGCTGCGTTTCCTCGATCTCGAGGTCACCGGCGCGGTCGAATTAATCCCGGGCGTCTACTGCGAGGCGGCGAACGCCCACACCGAAGGATCGATGAATATTCACGTGCACACCGCAGACGGCATCGCGACGATCTGCGGCGACGTACTCTACGACATCAACGATCAACTCGTGGAGCCTTTTCGCGAGATCCACGATGCCGAACCACGCACCACCGGCAACCACGGCACGTCAAAGCGCGCGGAAAAGGCGGCCATCAAGAAGCTCGTCAACAGTTCGCGCTTTCTGCTGCCGGTGCACGACCGTCCCTGCCGGATCGAAGGCGGCCAAGTCGTCGGGCGGTTGCAGGACCAGGTGCCCGGCCCGATCGTGCAGTCGCTGCCCAAGCGCAGCTGGTTTCCGGCCTGACGCGACGCGAAGGCATCACCCATGACCCACGCCACGCTGCGCCCCGAATTCGAAAACCTGATCGATCCCTATGCGTCCGTTGGCCAGCTCGGGTCCGGCTTCACGTTCACCGAGGGGCCGATTTGGCATCCGGTAGGTCATTATCTGCTGTTTTCGGATATGCCCGCTGATGTTCGCCGCCGCTGGGACTCGACGCGCGGCGTCGTCGAGGTCAAGCGTCCGTCGAACAAATGCAACGGCATGACTTATGACGCCGACCTCAGTTTGATCGTCTGCGAGCACACGACGTCGTCGCTGGTCCGCGAGCGTCCCGACGGCCGTCGCGAGGTGCTCGCTTCGCATTTCGAGAACCAGGAACTCAACAGCCCGAACGACGTCTGCGTGCATTCGAGCGGCGCGATCTATTTCTCCGACCCCTGGTACGGTCGTATGCCGGTCTATGGCGTCGAGCGGCCGCGCCAGCTCGGCTTCCAGGGTGTCTATCGCGTGCCGCCCGGTGGCGGCGCGCCGCAGCTATTGGTCGACCGCTATTTGTTCGAGCAGCCGAACGGCCTCTGCTTCTCGCCAGACGAAAAGCGGCTCTATGTCAACGACACCGTGCAGGCGCTGATCCGGGTTTTCGACGTCGCCCCTGACCGTTCGCTTTCCAATGCCCGCGTCTTCGCCAGCGGTATCCGCTCCGAACTCGAGCCCGGCCTGCCCGACGGCATGAAATGCGATCAGCTCGGCAATGTCTGGGTGACCGCGCCGGGCGGCGTATGGGTCTATGCGGCGAATGGCGACCTGTTGGGCAAGGTTCGCGTGCCGGAACTGGTCGCCAATCTCAGTTGGGGCGGCGCCGATTTCCGGACGCTATTCATGACCGCGACGCACTCGGTCTATACGGTCACGACCAAGGTCGGGCCGCGCAGCGAGCCTTACATGACCTCAAGGGGAGGCGCAGCCGCGACGGCATCTTCGGCGCCTGCACCGCAGCTCAAGGCCGAGGGCCTGCAGCTCGACCCCACGCGCTGTGCGCTGATCATCCAGGATCTGCAGAACGACGTCATCATGGAGGGCGGCGCTTTCGCGGATTCGGGCGCGCCGGCGCATGCGCGCGCGCAGCGCGTCGTCGACAATGTGCGCCGGCTTGCCGACGCGGCCCGCGCCCGCGGCGTCGCCGTGATCCACGTCTGGTTCATCGTCGAACCCGGCGCGCCGGGCCTGACGCTGAACGCGCCCTTGTTCGAGGGCCTCGCCGATTCCAAGGCGCTGGTGCGCGGCTCCTGGGGTGCGGCGCCGGTGGCGGGGCTCGAGCCTCGTCCGGGCGATTTCATCGTCGAGAAGATGCGGATGAGCGCCTGGGAAGGCTCCAGGCTGGAAACCATCCTGAAGGCGACCGGCCGCGACATGCTGATCGATACCGGCGCCTGGACCAACATGTCGATCGAGCACACCGCGCGCACCGGTGCCGACAAGGGCTATTTTATGATTGTGCCCGAGGATTGCTGT is drawn from Bradyrhizobium lablabi and contains these coding sequences:
- a CDS encoding SRPBCC family protein, encoding MARVYVSTVVNARGDRVWARVRDFNGLPNWHPAIAESRIEGGEPADKIGCVRDFTLRNGDRIREKLLGLSDFDMFCTYSILESPMGVENYVATLRLTPVTDGDKTFLEWSAEFDCAPERETELVNNIGAGVFQGGFDALKRVFGG
- a CDS encoding SRPBCC family protein; the encoded protein is MPHIVKSTILDAPTGAVWNVLRDFNGHDRWHPAVATSTIERAQPSDRIGCVRRFKLKDGSELREQLLALSDLEQTFSYCLLDTPIPMFNYVAHVRLLPVTDGDRTFWHWESRFTTRPAEAAEITEMVSEQIYQAGFDAIRRHLREAA
- a CDS encoding FAD binding domain-containing protein, producing MPVTVKTFTTSSEAAAALSSERDARYLGGGTLVMRALNEGDVSVSTIVRATDRALTHLDVASSRITIGAGVTFARVLAERELAFLHPVAGSIGGPAVRNMGTVGGNLFAPTPFGDFAVALLALDATVAMQSGYGARDVPIEEFLSGRARLAGGLVLSVSLVRPPGPEAFRYRKIARIKPKGASVMTLAAHLPSSGGRIVGARIALGAMAATPVRARAAERALEGRVLDAATIAAAVAAATEGTSPIDDSLASAWYRREVVGVHLRRLLTGQE
- a CDS encoding (2Fe-2S)-binding protein is translated as MAKTALQFRHNGRDVAIFVDGGINLLTALRDLIGDMTPKFGCGQGGCGACTVLIDGDAHLACLTLAETVEGRSVETLDSLKDGPNLHPLQRAFMEHFAAQCGYCTPGMLMAAKALLDHNPSPTREEVINAIAGNICRCTGYEPIINAVLAAAPGGRARA
- a CDS encoding xanthine dehydrogenase family protein molybdopterin-binding subunit, with translation MLELRKDIFADERDDNLNEIGKGTQRQDMLGHVTGSSTYFNDHKLQGMLHLQVLRSPHAHARIRRIDTVEAERSAGVRRLIRGADVPRNLNTLLSLINFGKDDEPTLAVDKVRYKGEPVIAVVADSPREASEALAKIRVDYEPLPTVFDVEEALKPGAPVVNETYPKNTFTYYDVYDHQKLRFGDVERGFASADHVIEQRYQMSPIEHAPTETNGSIAAPDTNGRYVVYTSTQALFFSVDTCAKILDVPSNTFHFIGGTVGGGFGGKVDTLTEPLAILGAMLTGRPVRYIFGREEEMQFGPPRGAERIYLKDGVMRDGRIVARKARAYFDSGAYTRLSSYAAVKCAAHLPGPYTIPNVYGDIYCVFTNRTPATAMRGFGVTAMDFAIECQMDKLAHLVGMDPMEFRILNAYRDGDMKAHRREAKNTALIECVQVAAEKAKWPLREEFKRMSSLKDGGGARAAVPPTARDQPASARPAAQQRTTYDRSPQPAAGPQPPHPTPPPPVSPPPAPQPTHGAIRFSSVFGSRRR
- a CDS encoding xanthine dehydrogenase family protein molybdopterin-binding subunit; this translates as MARYRGRGIASINYPIGMNLGGDPSQALVHSNPSGKFTVSLSSIDLGQGMKSVTRQICAETLGVPVEDVYVDTADSDTGPHCMGSFASRGTHRVGNAVMAAAKEARGVMMEAAAEELEVNAADLETDGRGNIHVKGAPHRSISTKDVAIAAQFRQGKTISGRGIFLVPLSAVDPETGEMSPATCYAHACMVAEVEVDDETGDVAMVRMDSAYELGRALNPRLVEQQLVGGAWMGVSHALFETTEPYYPDPGHGPRDFVEYLMPGPGDVCPHDIAVLERPAADGPFGAKGPGEMCANPILPAVANAIFNAVGVRVDDLPITPEKVLRAIRAQGGARPQARR
- a CDS encoding AAA family ATPase — encoded protein: MVVRATIAGIDSPEALEKALRAAYYLADQGIATAAYLALALGKPLLLEGSPGVGKTEAAKAIAATLGRRLIRLQCYEGIDASAALYEWNYPRQMLAIRQAGDETIDIYGETFLIERPMLAALRAPDSTVLLIDEIDRSDQEFEAFLLEFLSDFQISIPERGTIRAAARPVVVLTSNRTRDLHEALRRRCVYHWIDYPSAEREARIVMLRASSVAEATARAVVAAVGKLRREPLSKAPGIAEAVDWAEAATLLNKGGARWPDAFKRSIGVALKDEEDLAFISSRLDALIAEAAA
- a CDS encoding vWA domain-containing protein, which codes for MSEVLPLPRAARAFVSFVALLRVNGFAIAPEQTTAFLEAIALLGPRDPEDIRQAGLATLAPPPERRATYDLLFRIHFLGGEEVGSAEGEDEETVRLQEEGRGDEEPLLADEANVSGEMAVRTEALAERRLAPGGPSDALRRLAREAPSRLPRRRGHRRMRARRGPWADLRRTLRETARNDGEVMRLGRLKRRARPRKMLLLIDVSGSMKARSEDNLRLAHTLMQATPNIEVFTFGTRLTHLTRALRLKRREQALAAAAHLVSDWDGGTRIGDALQAFLAVPRFGSYARGAAVVVLSDGLERGDLSALRDAVAKLSRRAWRLSWLTPLATGARFVPQTEALIAIHRFVDDMADGGSNAAVVAHVLSLRQRRAA
- a CDS encoding amidohydrolase family protein, yielding MTGIVDAHHHIWRQADLPWLVGPMQPRIFGPYEAIRRDYPMSEYLDDLAGNGVGKSVYVQTNWAKEAFEDEAAWVQRTAEETGWPHAIVAYADFAADDVRPQLDRLKRYSLMRGARMQVHWHDNPLYRFAACADMCADPTIRRNVARLADYGWSFDLQVFAPQMAGAAGLAEACPDVTFVLQHAGMLEDLSPAGRAAWRSGMARLASCPNVVSKLSGLGTFIHRNDPAHIAGIVADTVALFGPDRCLFGSNFPIEKLWTNYRDLVEAYLDATKTNLKHRDAIMRDTAMRVYRLAP
- a CDS encoding MBL fold metallo-hydrolase — translated: MALEIKILDYGDIELESSFLVLGRDCGRTRRVLTLGFLITGGSYPIVIDTGYRSNQIMETLGMRGLQFHENMIENQLARHAVRMGDVRFVCHTHLHIDHAGKDDLFPMNTTVVVNRKELEYSVSGLMHPQYPAPDIKHLIDRLHTKSALRFLDLEVTGAVELIPGVYCEAANAHTEGSMNIHVHTADGIATICGDVLYDINDQLVEPFREIHDAEPRTTGNHGTSKRAEKAAIKKLVNSSRFLLPVHDRPCRIEGGQVVGRLQDQVPGPIVQSLPKRSWFPA
- a CDS encoding isochorismatase family protein: MTHATLRPEFENLIDPYASVGQLGSGFTFTEGPIWHPVGHYLLFSDMPADVRRRWDSTRGVVEVKRPSNKCNGMTYDADLSLIVCEHTTSSLVRERPDGRREVLASHFENQELNSPNDVCVHSSGAIYFSDPWYGRMPVYGVERPRQLGFQGVYRVPPGGGAPQLLVDRYLFEQPNGLCFSPDEKRLYVNDTVQALIRVFDVAPDRSLSNARVFASGIRSELEPGLPDGMKCDQLGNVWVTAPGGVWVYAANGDLLGKVRVPELVANLSWGGADFRTLFMTATHSVYTVTTKVGPRSEPYMTSRGGAAATASSAPAPQLKAEGLQLDPTRCALIIQDLQNDVIMEGGAFADSGAPAHARAQRVVDNVRRLADAARARGVAVIHVWFIVEPGAPGLTLNAPLFEGLADSKALVRGSWGAAPVAGLEPRPGDFIVEKMRMSAWEGSRLETILKATGRDMLIDTGAWTNMSIEHTARTGADKGYFMIVPEDCCSTMNAEWHNASINYAMQNVAIVTNADAVIRAIG